A stretch of Myroides oncorhynchi DNA encodes these proteins:
- a CDS encoding replication-associated recombination protein A, whose protein sequence is MEAPLAERVRPQTLSDYVSQDHLVGENGILTNQLKIGFIPSLIFWGPPGTGKTTLAEIIAKESERPFYVLSAINSGVKDIREVIEKAKSSGGLFTPRNPILFIDEIHRFSKSQQDSLLAAVERGWVTLIGATTENPSFEVIPALLSRCQVYTLNAFTKDDLKLLLDRAISKDSLLKKKKITLSETEALFRMSGGDGRKLLNTFELIVNSTNEDEIIITNDKVMQIVQKNTVLYDKTGEQHYDIVSAFIKAIRGSDPNGAVYWLARMIEGGEDVKFIARRLLISASEDIGNANPTALIMANNTFQAVSFIGYPESRILLSQCAIYLATSPKSNSTYLAIGQAQQLVKQTGDLPVPIHLRNAPTKLMKELGYGEEYLYSHDYANNFVEQEFLPDEIQGTVLYEPGTNSRENGTREFLRNRWQFKYNY, encoded by the coding sequence ATGGAAGCACCTTTAGCAGAACGCGTACGCCCTCAAACATTAAGTGATTATGTAAGCCAAGATCACTTAGTCGGAGAGAACGGAATATTAACCAATCAATTAAAAATAGGATTTATTCCTTCATTAATTTTTTGGGGACCTCCTGGCACTGGTAAAACCACCTTAGCAGAGATCATAGCTAAGGAAAGTGAACGACCATTCTATGTATTAAGTGCGATTAACTCAGGTGTAAAAGATATCCGAGAAGTCATAGAGAAAGCAAAGTCTAGTGGTGGATTATTCACTCCGAGAAACCCTATCTTATTCATTGATGAGATACATCGCTTTAGCAAATCTCAACAAGATTCACTTCTCGCTGCTGTTGAACGTGGATGGGTAACTCTTATAGGTGCCACAACAGAAAACCCTAGTTTCGAAGTTATACCTGCTCTACTATCAAGATGTCAAGTCTATACATTAAATGCCTTCACCAAGGATGATTTAAAACTATTACTAGATCGTGCGATTAGTAAAGATTCTCTATTAAAGAAAAAGAAAATCACGCTATCCGAAACAGAAGCACTATTTCGAATGTCTGGAGGAGACGGACGTAAACTATTGAATACTTTTGAGCTTATTGTTAACTCAACCAATGAGGATGAAATAATCATCACTAATGACAAGGTAATGCAGATCGTTCAGAAAAACACTGTACTATACGATAAGACTGGTGAGCAACACTATGATATTGTTTCTGCTTTTATTAAGGCAATCAGAGGGAGTGATCCTAATGGAGCAGTCTATTGGCTAGCTAGAATGATAGAAGGTGGTGAAGATGTTAAGTTTATCGCTCGTAGATTACTTATCTCGGCATCAGAGGATATCGGTAATGCTAATCCAACTGCTTTAATTATGGCAAACAATACCTTTCAGGCAGTATCTTTTATTGGATATCCTGAAAGCAGAATACTGCTTAGTCAATGTGCTATCTATTTAGCGACTTCTCCTAAGAGTAACTCTACCTATTTAGCCATAGGTCAAGCTCAGCAATTAGTAAAGCAGACAGGAGATCTACCTGTACCTATCCATCTTAGAAATGCACCAACTAAACTAATGAAAGAACTAGGTTATGGAGAAGAATACCTATACTCTCATGACTATGCAAACAACTTCGTAGAACAAGAGTTTTTACCTGATGAGATACAAGGTACAGTTCTCTATGAACCTGGCACTAATAGTAGAGAGAATGGTACTCGAGAATTTCTTCGCAACAGATGGCAGTTTAAATACAACTATTAA
- a CDS encoding rhomboid family intramembrane serine protease, which produces MSKEKLPPLSINLLLLPIFFIVLIWGVYWVDWNNYYELHEYGVRPRTITGLKGIFFSPFIHGGLKHLYNNSVALFVLLLMLQYFYKKQALVVLVFGLLLSGLGTWIIGRDSYHIGASGLVYVLVSFMFFKGVQTRYYRLMALSLLIVILYGSTIWYMFPDIEEGISWEGHLSGFVTGLLLSFLVSSPDHIEKGYKYAWQDPNFDPQSDPFMKCFDESGNFIIIPKVVIDKDPYRKTLPVLVSYYSVDRV; this is translated from the coding sequence ATGAGTAAAGAAAAATTACCTCCTTTATCTATTAACCTACTATTGTTGCCAATATTCTTTATTGTATTGATATGGGGGGTATATTGGGTAGATTGGAATAACTATTATGAGTTACATGAGTATGGTGTACGACCTAGAACAATAACAGGATTGAAAGGGATTTTTTTTAGTCCTTTTATACATGGAGGACTAAAGCATTTGTATAATAATTCAGTTGCTTTGTTTGTTTTGCTATTGATGTTGCAATATTTCTATAAGAAACAAGCATTAGTCGTTTTGGTCTTTGGATTATTATTATCAGGATTAGGAACTTGGATTATAGGTAGAGACAGTTATCATATAGGAGCAAGTGGATTAGTATATGTATTAGTGAGCTTTATGTTCTTTAAGGGAGTGCAGACGCGATATTACAGATTAATGGCTTTATCTCTATTAATAGTTATCTTATACGGAAGTACGATTTGGTATATGTTTCCTGATATAGAAGAGGGTATCTCATGGGAAGGTCATCTGAGTGGATTTGTTACAGGGTTATTGTTGAGTTTTTTAGTGTCATCTCCGGACCACATTGAGAAAGGGTATAAGTACGCTTGGCAAGACCCGAACTTTGATCCGCAGTCAGATCCTTTTATGAAATGCTTTGATGAGAGCGGCAACTTTATTATTATTCCAAAAGTTGTAATAGATAAAGATCCTTATAGAAAGACATTACCTGTCTTAGTAAGTTATTATAGTGTGGATAGAGTATAA